From Pseudomonas sp. CCI4.2, one genomic window encodes:
- a CDS encoding multifunctional CCA addition/repair protein yields the protein MQIYKVGGAVRDRLLGKAVADIDWVVIGATADEMLAGGYRPVGSDFPVFLHPKTGEEYALARTERKSGVGYGGFTFHASPEVTLEEDLVRRDLTINAIAEDGEGNLTDPYHGQEDLKARILRHVSPAFAEDPLRVLRVARFAARYAPDGFTIAPDTLLLMRQLSESGELQALTAERSWKEISRALMENQPQVFIRVLRECGALEVLFPEVDALFGVPQPAAHHPEIDTGEHILSVLEQSAAHQQPLSVRWACLLHDVGKGLTPESEWPRHIAHEHTGLRLIKAVNTRFKVPRDCQELALLVGQYHTHGHRALELKASTLFELLQSFDIYRRPQRFEEFIAACEMDARGRLGFEQRDYPQADYLRGAADAARRVTAQPLRDQGFEGPQLGEALKRERLNAVKAYKSSQNL from the coding sequence ATGCAGATTTATAAAGTAGGGGGCGCGGTGCGGGATCGCCTTCTCGGTAAAGCGGTCGCCGACATTGACTGGGTCGTCATCGGGGCCACTGCCGATGAAATGCTTGCTGGCGGGTATCGCCCGGTTGGCTCGGACTTTCCAGTGTTCTTGCATCCCAAGACCGGGGAGGAATACGCCCTCGCCCGCACTGAACGCAAAAGCGGCGTTGGCTACGGCGGCTTCACCTTTCATGCGAGCCCCGAGGTCACACTTGAAGAAGACTTAGTCCGTCGCGACTTGACCATTAACGCGATTGCCGAAGATGGCGAAGGGAATTTAACTGACCCTTACCACGGCCAAGAAGACCTAAAAGCCCGTATTTTACGCCACGTTTCTCCGGCATTCGCCGAAGATCCATTGCGGGTACTGCGTGTCGCTCGCTTCGCAGCACGTTACGCCCCAGACGGTTTCACCATAGCGCCCGACACCTTGTTACTGATGCGACAGCTCAGTGAGTCGGGCGAATTGCAGGCATTGACGGCGGAGCGTAGCTGGAAAGAAATCTCCCGCGCGCTGATGGAAAATCAGCCACAGGTGTTCATTCGGGTATTGCGCGAATGCGGCGCACTGGAGGTGCTATTTCCTGAGGTAGATGCGCTATTCGGCGTACCGCAGCCAGCCGCTCATCACCCCGAAATCGATACCGGCGAGCATATTCTTAGCGTCCTTGAACAGTCGGCTGCTCACCAACAGCCGTTGAGCGTGCGCTGGGCTTGTCTCCTGCATGACGTGGGCAAAGGGCTGACACCCGAGAGCGAATGGCCACGGCATATTGCGCACGAACACACCGGGCTGCGCCTGATAAAAGCCGTGAACACCCGCTTCAAAGTGCCGCGCGATTGCCAGGAACTGGCGCTGCTGGTCGGTCAGTACCACACCCATGGTCACCGAGCCCTTGAGCTAAAGGCTTCAACCTTGTTTGAGCTGCTGCAAAGCTTCGATATCTACCGTCGGCCACAGCGCTTTGAGGAGTTTATTGCCGCCTGCGAGATGGATGCGCGAGGTCGCCTGGGGTTCGAGCAGCGCGACTATCCGCAGGCGGACTATCTGCGCGGTGCCGCTGACGCAGCGCGAAGGGTGACTGCGCAGCCGTTGCGTGATCAGGGTTTTGAAGGGCCGCAGCTGGGTGAAGCACTAAAGCGTGAACGCCTGAACGCAG